One window from the genome of Gadus macrocephalus chromosome 7, ASM3116895v1 encodes:
- the LOC132460968 gene encoding zinc finger protein 135-like isoform X1, with protein sequence MLTNMSLCGPTLEEQLSSIIDVLAKAAVSEISQLFSEGSATLRLQITRSLKENQALRMRMKVMRSELFSLRLQTRSNASCAAIRLALARANTCKPNDDCSDFGDRSTQRDAISETLYTPGSSHMSSHSEELRILSVYGKGEGPLALDGNGTLFNLSELEALNSLSADHSVAKSLERGEELVHREELTVQQQTPDTILIKDEEDIGGGMPAVEGCAEFGDCSTQHSATLDSLHVDAPGSSHMSSHNGELRILSVYGKGEDPLAVDGHDNLFTGPEALSSLSVEHSVAKSLECGEQLVHREELTGHRGGGKDRPGVLSGEVCWHFHNGEKPYGCDQCTKRFQLKGSLKIHMRTHSGEKPYSCDQCVKRFSQSSDLKVHMWTHSREKPYWCDQCGKGFSKSSNMKIHMRTHSGEKPYRCVQCMRSFGRLSTLKSHMRTHSGEKPYSCDQCLRRFRQSSTLKYHMSTHSGEKP encoded by the exons ATGTTAACAAATATGTCACTGTGCGGCCCAACTTTGGAAGAACAGCTTTCGTCCATAATTGACGTACTTGCGAAAGCTGCTGTATCAGAAATTAGCCAACTGTTCTCGGAAGGCTCGGCTACCCTTCGATTACAAATAACTCGGAGCCTGAAAGAAAACCAAGcgctgaggatgaggatgaaggtgatgagGAGTGAGCTGTTTTCTTTGCGGCTTCAAACGAGATCAAATGCATCGTGTGCGGCAATTCGTTTGGCCTTGGCTCGAGCCAACACCTGCAAACCAAATG ATGACTGCAGTGACTTTGGAGACCGCAGCACCCAGCGCGACGCCATCTCAGAGACTCTTTacacccctggctcctcccacatgtccagtcacagcgaggagctgaggatcctgagcgtctatggaaaaggggagggcccactggcgctGGACGGCAATGGCACACTCTTCAACTTGTCCGaactggaggccctgaactcgctgtctgcagaccacagcgtggccaagagcctggagcgcggcgaggaGCTGGTGCACCGCGAGGAGCTGactgtgcag cagcagaccccagacaccattttaaTCAAagatgaagaggatattggtggggGCATGCCAGCTGTAG AAGGCTGCGCTGAATTTGGAGACTGCAGCACACAGCACAGCGCCACCTTAGATAGTCTGCATGTGGACgctcctggctcctcccacatgtcaagtcacaACGGGGAGCTGAGGATCCTGAGTGTCTATGGAAAAGGGGAGGACCCACTGGCGGTTGATGGCCATGACAACCTCTTCACCGGACCTGAGGCTCTGAGCTCGCTGTCCGTAGAACACAGCGTGGCAAAGAGCCTGGAGTGCGGCGAGCAGCTGGTCCACCGTGAGGAGCTGACCGGGCATCGGGGCGGCGGCAAGGACCGGCCCGGTGTGTTGTCTGGAGAGGTGTGTTGGCATTTCCACAATGGCGAGAAGCCGTacgggtgcgaccaatgcacgaagcgcttccaACTGAAAGGcagcctgaagatccacatgaggactcactccggggagaagccgtaCAGTTGTGACCAATGcgtgaagcgcttcagtcagagctCCGACCTGAAGGTCCACATGTGGACTCACTCCAGGGAGAAGCCTTACTGGTGTGACCAATGCGGTAAAGGCTTCAGTAAGAGCTCCAAcatgaagatccacatgaggactcactccggggagaagccctacaggtgtgttCAATGCATGAGGAGCTTCGGACGGCTTTCCActctgaagagccacatgaggactcactccggggagaagccctacagttgTGACCAATGCTTGAGGCGcttcagacagagctccactcTGAAGTACCACATGAgtactcactccggggagaagccctga
- the LOC132460968 gene encoding zinc finger protein 271-like isoform X2 produces MLTNMSLCGPTLEEQLSSIIDVLAKAAVSEISQLFSEGSATLRLQITRSLKENQALRMRMKVMRSELFSLRLQTRSNASCAAIRLALARANTCKPNDDCSDFGDRSTQRDAISETLYTPGSSHMSSHSEELRILSVYGKGEGPLALDGNGTLFNLSELEALNSLSADHSVAKSLERGEELVHREELTVQQTPDTILIKDEEDIGGGMPAVEGCAEFGDCSTQHSATLDSLHVDAPGSSHMSSHNGELRILSVYGKGEDPLAVDGHDNLFTGPEALSSLSVEHSVAKSLECGEQLVHREELTGHRGGGKDRPGVLSGEVCWHFHNGEKPYGCDQCTKRFQLKGSLKIHMRTHSGEKPYSCDQCVKRFSQSSDLKVHMWTHSREKPYWCDQCGKGFSKSSNMKIHMRTHSGEKPYRCVQCMRSFGRLSTLKSHMRTHSGEKPYSCDQCLRRFRQSSTLKYHMSTHSGEKP; encoded by the exons ATGTTAACAAATATGTCACTGTGCGGCCCAACTTTGGAAGAACAGCTTTCGTCCATAATTGACGTACTTGCGAAAGCTGCTGTATCAGAAATTAGCCAACTGTTCTCGGAAGGCTCGGCTACCCTTCGATTACAAATAACTCGGAGCCTGAAAGAAAACCAAGcgctgaggatgaggatgaaggtgatgagGAGTGAGCTGTTTTCTTTGCGGCTTCAAACGAGATCAAATGCATCGTGTGCGGCAATTCGTTTGGCCTTGGCTCGAGCCAACACCTGCAAACCAAATG ATGACTGCAGTGACTTTGGAGACCGCAGCACCCAGCGCGACGCCATCTCAGAGACTCTTTacacccctggctcctcccacatgtccagtcacagcgaggagctgaggatcctgagcgtctatggaaaaggggagggcccactggcgctGGACGGCAATGGCACACTCTTCAACTTGTCCGaactggaggccctgaactcgctgtctgcagaccacagcgtggccaagagcctggagcgcggcgaggaGCTGGTGCACCGCGAGGAGCTGactgtgcag cagaccccagacaccattttaaTCAAagatgaagaggatattggtggggGCATGCCAGCTGTAG AAGGCTGCGCTGAATTTGGAGACTGCAGCACACAGCACAGCGCCACCTTAGATAGTCTGCATGTGGACgctcctggctcctcccacatgtcaagtcacaACGGGGAGCTGAGGATCCTGAGTGTCTATGGAAAAGGGGAGGACCCACTGGCGGTTGATGGCCATGACAACCTCTTCACCGGACCTGAGGCTCTGAGCTCGCTGTCCGTAGAACACAGCGTGGCAAAGAGCCTGGAGTGCGGCGAGCAGCTGGTCCACCGTGAGGAGCTGACCGGGCATCGGGGCGGCGGCAAGGACCGGCCCGGTGTGTTGTCTGGAGAGGTGTGTTGGCATTTCCACAATGGCGAGAAGCCGTacgggtgcgaccaatgcacgaagcgcttccaACTGAAAGGcagcctgaagatccacatgaggactcactccggggagaagccgtaCAGTTGTGACCAATGcgtgaagcgcttcagtcagagctCCGACCTGAAGGTCCACATGTGGACTCACTCCAGGGAGAAGCCTTACTGGTGTGACCAATGCGGTAAAGGCTTCAGTAAGAGCTCCAAcatgaagatccacatgaggactcactccggggagaagccctacaggtgtgttCAATGCATGAGGAGCTTCGGACGGCTTTCCActctgaagagccacatgaggactcactccggggagaagccctacagttgTGACCAATGCTTGAGGCGcttcagacagagctccactcTGAAGTACCACATGAgtactcactccggggagaagccctga